TCTAATGCGACTGTTCGCCCTAAAACCTTGGTTCCTGGTCGGGTATTCATGGGACCAACATTTAGTACTTTGCCAAAATCAATCCCCATGTCTGCAAGCTGTGCAAAAGTTTTAGGGGAATCACTAATTAAGAAAAATTTTTTCTTTGATGCAATTCCCTTGGCAATTTTATCCCCGGCTTCAGCTACGGTATAAATGCCAACCTTTAATTCGTTAGCTGCAGCCTTTAAAACTTTTCGGCGCAATTTATCATGTGCAATATTGTCGCCAACTACCAAAATACCATCGACAGGACGAGCTTTTGTCCATCTAGTCATTGTCTGGCCGTGAATAACGCGATCGTCAATTCGTACAACTGAAATACTCATTTTTATACTCCTTTTTCAAATACTCAGAATTCAAGTTCATCATCATCTGGTTCATCGTGTGCAACGTCAATTCCAGCTTTTCCGGCATTAAGGGCAATTGCTACAGCCTCATCTAAAGTCAATTGCTCAGTTAATTGCGGCACTAATTCAAGTAGCATAGGTAAATTCAAGCCACTGACTACCCGAATGGTCTGCGGTCGCATTAAGTAAAGTTTAAAAGCCTCGTTATACGGTGTTCCACCTTTCAGATCAGCTAAAATTAAGATGGGCTCTGTTCTTGGTTCTAATAATTTTTTTAGCCGCGTTTGAAACGAACCGATACCATCCTGATCTAGTTCGATAGTCATTAAATGACTAGATTTACCCGCAATAAATTCAAAGCTTGATTTGATACCACTTGCTAGGTGACCATGTGAAGTTAATAAGATTTGCACTGTTATCGCCTCTTTTTTGTAATTACATAATCTTTACAACCAACATTATATGTAATCGCTTTCCACAAGTCAATTAATATTTTTACACTGTTTTTTAGTTATTGACAACGGTTTCAGTAATAGCTACAATTTAATTATGTAATGACAAAAAGGAGAAAGGAATTATGAAATATACGATTGATGATTTTGCCCAGCTGATTGATCATACGAATCTGCATGCTGATGCAACTGAAGCAGATATGAAAAAACTTTGTGATGAGGCTAAACAGTACCATTTTAAAATGGTTGCCATTAACCAAGTGCAAGCCAAATTTTGTTCCGCTCAACTTGCCGGAACGGATATCGATACTGGAGCCGCGATTAGTTTTCCATTGGGCCAAACAACAATTACTTCTAAGGTGGCAGAAACTAAAGATGCATTGGCAAATGGGGCAAATGAAATTGATTATGTCGTAAATTTGACCCAGGTCAAAGCGCATAATTGGTCATATATTGAGGAAGAAATGACAAAGATGGTAGCAGCTTGTCACAACCAGCATGTTCCGTGCAAAGTAATTTTTGAAAATTGCTACTTGACCAAAGACGAGATTAAGCAGTTGGCGCTGATTGCTAAAAAAGTCGAACCGGATTTTATCAAAACTTCAACTGGGTTTGGTACCTCAGGAGCTAAAGTCGAAGATGTTAAGTTAATGAAAGACACGGTTGGCACAAAAGTTAAGGTTAAGGCAGCTGGCGGAATTCGGAATACAGATGACTTTTTGGCAATGATTGCGGCTGGTGCGCAAAGAATTGGTACTAGTTCAGGCGTCAAAATTATTGCTGCGTTAAAAAAGCGGTTTGCTGCGGATAATGTTACTGCAATTGACCTTTAAATTCGCTAGAAATGGCCGTAGCAAGATAAAAAAACTGCTTTAATACTGGCTTTTTTAATGTTATACTATTAATATAATGATATAAAATAAATAAAAAGAAAGCAGTGGGTTTAATTGGCTGAAACAGATCTTCCGAAATATCGCGTAATTGCTAACGATCTTTTAAACAAAATTCAGACTGGTGTTTATGCACAAAACACAATCATTCCGCCTGAAGTAGAATTAGCAAGCACTTACCAAGTAAGTCGGCCGACCGTTCGCCAAGCAATTTCACTTTTAGTTAATCAAGGATATTTGGAACGCCGCCGTAAGCGTGGGACTTTAGTAAAAAAGGTGAAAATTGAACAGGAATTTACGCACCTGATTGAAAGCTACAGCGAGGAAATGAGTTCTAAGGGGATTTACCCTAAAACGAACTTACTTTATTTTGGCGAAGAAAAAGCTAATCCAGAAGTGAGTAAAAACTTACAACTCGAAGTGCAAGAACCAGTTTTTAAGATGGTCCGCTTGCGCTATGCCAATGAGCAACCAACTGTTTTAGTGACAACTTATGTACCTAAAAAAAGGGTGCCCAAGTTAGCCGACTACGATTTTTCCACGGCTTCATTATATAGCACGTTGGAGAAGTATCAGTTAAAGGTGACGCATGTCATTAGAAAACTAGAGGTGATGGAAGCAGACGAGACGACTGCCAATCTCTTAAATATTGCGGCTAATAAACCGATTTTTTACTTTCATACTCAAGGACTAACTTCTGATGAGCAGCCGATTGAGTATTCAATCGCTGAATATCGCGGTGATATCAATTCTTTTGTGATTGATGTTCAGCGTTAACAGCCATGTTTGCTATTAATTTGCAGAAAACCCCACGATTAGGACAACTAATTATGGGGTTTTTGGGTACCAGAATAATCTGAAAGATGGGCAACTAAAAAACTGATTTACGCGGAATTGCGGAAATCAGCTCGCAGTTGAAATTCATTAAACTTAAGTTTCACATTATGTCAGGTCAATTGCTCTGTCATTTGACTATAATTGAACCTGCAAGTGCTTTGGCTACTAAGTTATTTGGTCCAGAAGATTTACGATAAAAATGATGATGATGGTTTTCTTGATGGTACTTAATTAGACCAACACTGGTTTTAAGGTCATAACTTGTAGTATCGTTTTTATTTTCGATTATGGTTAGTGAGCCTGCTGCAAGTATAAAGCTGCTTTGTCCCTGCAGCTGCTTGATATTAGCTGAACCAGCAGCGAGATCAGCCTTCAAATTCATCTTGCAGTTCAAAAGTTTAAGGCTGCCGGCAGAAAGATTAATTTTAGCTGCGCCGTGAACAATTAAGTCAGTTAATTTAGCCGAACCCGCAAGCAATTCTATGTCTAAATTCTGCATGGTTAGATGAAGTAATGTGACGTCGCCTGCATAAGCCTTAATTTTTGTTTGTAAAAGCTCACAATCTAGCGGCAATGTAATATTGATGAGTGCCCGTTTAGTATAAATTAGATTTTTCTTAGCCCGGGGCTTTTTCTCCCGAATTAGTAGCTTTTTTCCAACCACAGTAATGTTTACATTTTCGTTAGCCTGACTAGAAATAATAGCCTGATAATTTTTACCACCCTGAATATTAATAGTAAAAGTGTATGTTTCAGCATCTATTTCACTAAATTGCGGTAAATCAATTTGACGTGAATTTAAGTTTGCGCTGTCGTTTTCTTGTTCAGCGAAAATATGTTTAAAAAAGTTTCCCATAATTAACCCCTTGTTGTGACTAGTATTTGTGATGAAGTTTTGCTATTTCTTAGCTTTTACTGACATCTTAATTAAAATACTTTTAAAAACTAATGCAATTCTTTTTGCATAACTGGCAGTAAAAATTGTTTAAGCGGTTAAATTTGGCAAATAAAATTGATTGCGTTGGAACTACTTCATATTTTTATTTGAAAAAGCTTTTGACATGGTAGGAACAGGGTATTAATAGCCTAGATAAAGTCGCACAGAATAAGATATTTTGCGTTTTTAGCAGCATTATTTGATGGCAGATTTGCCGCTAACAATTAGCTTTGATGAAGACTAGAAAAAGCTATTCAAAGGGCTGATTTGTATCTAGCTGAGAATATATTGAGTGATCCATATGCTATAATTGAAACGGTTCTATAGATTTGCCAAAACTGTAACTTGAAAATAATTATTTTGATAATCAGGAATTAGTACTAATTGAATTCACATCTTCGGATTTTTTGGTTGTTCCCGGGGATGCCTATTTTTATAGCGTTAATGAAGGTTTAGTCGACTGATATTAACTGCTGCATTAAAATTTGATGATAAAGCATCTGTTTTAGATGGTTGTTAAATCAGTGATGACTAGAACAATAAAAAAATATTTTAAAAATAAAGATTCGTTTTAGATGGTTGTTAAATCAGTGATGACTAGAACTAGGCATTACTACTAAGTCTTACGGACAAAGTTTTAGATGGTTGTTAAATCAGTGATGACTAGAACATACTTGCATACATTAATGCAGGTATGCTAGTTTTAGATGGTTGTTAAATCAGTGATGACTAGAACTCTCGCTGAGGATTGTCTAATGCATAGCTAGTTTTAGATGGTTGTTAAATCAGTGATGACTAGAACCTAAAAAAGCTGGAGATCTGCAACAGACTTGTTTTAGATGGTTGTTAAATCAGTGATGACTAGAACAATGGTACAGCCATTTCTGCACCCGCATCGGTTTTAGGTGGTTGTTAGATCAGTGATGACTAGAATTAAGAGCAACTGTCAAAAAGTTTTCTTTCAAATTGCCTCTATTATCAAGCTTGAGCATGCTAATTATGGACGTAAATTTTTAGAAAGTGGCGAATTCACACTCTTTAGTAGTAATTCAATGGGGTGTTCAACCCATTACTTGCTTAATTATTTAGTTAATTTTGCTAGTTTTACCCAAAACAAAAGCCCTATTAAATAAAGATTTATTTAATAAGGCTTTTTAATTTTTAAGATTATTGCTTATTAATCAAGTTCTTAGTCCAAAGATGCTAGCTTGTCAGATGATTTGAACCTAGTTGATTTCGATATCACCGCTTTTACTGATTATTTTGAGTAAAGGGGCGCCGTGATAGATTTTCTTATAATGCTTTCGCTGCTCACGACCCTTAACTTCGATATCACTGTCGGAAGTAGTTGATAAATCATAACTGATATTAGTCATCTGATATGATTCAAAATCACCATCGTTTAATTTAAAGGTACTATTTCCAAGGAGTTTTGAATTCTTAATTTCAATATCGCTGTCGTTCAACGAGGCAGTGGTCTTAATTTGGCTACTATTAATTTCTACATCGCCAACATCTAAGTAAAGGTTGCTGTTTGCTATTCTTGAATTAGCAATCTTTAAATCTCCTGGGCCTATGTGTAAATCAGCGGTTTTGGCTTTAACCTTAGCTAAATTAAAATCACCGTTGTTAACCCTTAAATCAAGGCTAGCGACATTTAAATTACTCAACGCAAAATTGCCATCAGCACATGTACCAGTAATTGACTTAACCGCGTTTGCGTTTGGGACGGTAATTGCGACTTCGTAGTTGCCATCATTTTTCTCTTGGGTGTCGTGATCTTCAACGGTTAAGATACCGCTTTTTACACCAGTATTAATCGTCTTAATATTTTTGCCGCTAACTTTTACTTGAAAGCTGTTGCCTAATGAAATACGGATGTCTGGTCTGCCAGCCTTAAGCTTGATTTTATCAAAGCTTGCTACATTATAAGTTTGACTTTCATGAAATTGTCGCGATGAATCGTCATCATCGTCGTCGTCATCATCTTCATCATCTTCATCATCGTAATCTTCGTCGTCATCGTCATAGTCATCATCGTCGTCGTCTTTATGTTGGGTTTTGTGCTGCCAATTAAGAGTATTGAAAATGCCGGTGTGTGTGCGTGCAATATTTTGATCACCGTGATTGAGCTTACCGATGAATAATAAAATAAAGCCAATAATTAGGATCGCGCCACTTATTTGAAAAAACTTTTTCACGATTAATTCTCCTTCTTCTGGTTAGAATTGGTTTGATAATAATTTTTCTTGAAGAACTTTTTCCCCATAAATTGCATCAGTTTGGCACATTCCGCAATCAAAAAGTTGATTACTTTGGCAATAAATGGCGAGATGAGAAGAAAACCTCCAAGGCAAATAAGGACAATCCCCAGATAATAGCAGCCAGTTGCCCAGTTGCTGGTAAATAAGAGAGCGATTGACTTAAAGAAAGTAAAGCCACCGACTATGAATAGGCTTAATAAAACCGTAATAAAGGCAACAAAGATGGCCGCACAAATAGCAATGAATACAAACAAGAACAAAAAGATGGCCAAAATTAGTGGGATCCCAATCGGGGCAGCGCATAGACCAAGCAGAATATACCAAATAGCCTTTAGATTTGACCGTGGAGCCTTGGCTTTAATTGGGGAAGTATTATTGTTGGTTGAATAATCAGCTAAAATTTTAATTGCTAATTGTTTAGGAGTTCCAAATTCCTGCTCAATAGTTGACCGTCTAACAAAATCGCCATCAAGTAAGTATTCGCGGTAAAACTCAAGGATATCTTGACTTTCTTTTTCTGGCAAATCAGTTAGATTTTGTTCTAACTCAAAGATATAGTCATCAATTACTTTAGTCATTTTCTTCTCCCAACACTTGATCTACTTTATTGTTAAAGTCCTGCCACTCATCTTGAATGGTTGCCAATAGTGCTAGACCGTCTTCAGTAATGTGGTAATAGCGCCGGTTACGGCCCTGAAATGGTTCATCGTGAGTGGTTAAATAATTATTTTTCTTCAATCGGCGCAAAACCGGATAGATTGTCGATTCGGAGATGTCAAAAACCTTTTGCACGTTTTGCGTTAATGCATATCCGTATAAATCTTCGTGCTTTAAAAAAGCTAAAACCGCACCGTCCAATAAACGAGTAGGTATTTGAATAGCCATGGCTCCCCTCCCCTAATATTATATGTTATATAGCATTCTAAGTTAGAATCTTCAAATTGACAAGATTAAATTACTTTTGACGAAAAAAACAGGGCATCAAAGCTCTGCTTTTTCTGAATCATTTTGTGAACAAAAAGTTTGAATTCATGCCATGATGACGTCACCATTTTTAGCAATCACGCGCAAGGAATCCTTGTCCTTACTTTTACTGTTAAAACGACTGCCGATACTAGAACCGCGGTAAGTAATGTTGCCCTTTTTGGTCGTTATTTTTAAATTTAGGTCATGGTTCAATTGCTTTAACCGTAATGCCCCGTCTACAACTTGGATGAAGTTGCCATTAATCAGCTGGCTTTGAATGATTCGTAAATTGCCATCTTTAGCAGTAATTTTAAGGTTAAGATGGCATTGTTTAATATTAATATTCCCATCTTTTAATTGTAGCTCTAGTTGACTGCAAATACTACGTTTGAAATCAAAATTACCATTCCTGGTTTGTAAAACAAAATTGGTAATTTGCGATTGAGTGATGACAGTGTTGCCATCTTTTGAAGAAACAGTTAGTTCTTGAGCTATTGTTAAATTGTTAAAAAACAGTTTTCCATCTTGTTTTTGTAGTGAACAATTTTGCAGGTGTAGATTTTGCAAAATAATGCTGCCATCTTGGTTGCTTCCACTAATTGAAGTAAGTGAATCAGGGGAGGGAACGGTGACTTCAACCAAGCAGCTAGGAAAGCGGCGGTTAAGTATAATTCGCCGATTTTCAGGCCTATTTTCCTTCTCCTTGATTAGCAGCACATGATTTTTAAGCTGGATATCAATTGCACAATTGCTATAATCAGCTACATTAATTTCAA
This genomic window from Lactobacillus panisapium contains:
- a CDS encoding PTS system mannose/fructose/N-acetylgalactosamine-transporter subunit IIB, with amino-acid sequence MSISVVRIDDRVIHGQTMTRWTKARPVDGILVVGDNIAHDKLRRKVLKAAANELKVGIYTVAEAGDKIAKGIASKKKFFLISDSPKTFAQLADMGIDFGKVLNVGPMNTRPGTKVLGRTVALDQADYDAFEDIANHGIEIQFQLLPDDEIKPWSTMKKKFDSMS
- a CDS encoding PTS sugar transporter subunit IIA; the protein is MQILLTSHGHLASGIKSSFEFIAGKSSHLMTIELDQDGIGSFQTRLKKLLEPRTEPILILADLKGGTPYNEAFKLYLMRPQTIRVVSGLNLPMLLELVPQLTEQLTLDEAVAIALNAGKAGIDVAHDEPDDDELEF
- the deoC gene encoding deoxyribose-phosphate aldolase, with the protein product MKYTIDDFAQLIDHTNLHADATEADMKKLCDEAKQYHFKMVAINQVQAKFCSAQLAGTDIDTGAAISFPLGQTTITSKVAETKDALANGANEIDYVVNLTQVKAHNWSYIEEEMTKMVAACHNQHVPCKVIFENCYLTKDEIKQLALIAKKVEPDFIKTSTGFGTSGAKVEDVKLMKDTVGTKVKVKAAGGIRNTDDFLAMIAAGAQRIGTSSGVKIIAALKKRFAADNVTAIDL
- a CDS encoding GntR family transcriptional regulator, translated to MAETDLPKYRVIANDLLNKIQTGVYAQNTIIPPEVELASTYQVSRPTVRQAISLLVNQGYLERRRKRGTLVKKVKIEQEFTHLIESYSEEMSSKGIYPKTNLLYFGEEKANPEVSKNLQLEVQEPVFKMVRLRYANEQPTVLVTTYVPKKRVPKLADYDFSTASLYSTLEKYQLKVTHVIRKLEVMEADETTANLLNIAANKPIFYFHTQGLTSDEQPIEYSIAEYRGDINSFVIDVQR
- a CDS encoding DUF4097 family beta strand repeat-containing protein — translated: MGNFFKHIFAEQENDSANLNSRQIDLPQFSEIDAETYTFTINIQGGKNYQAIISSQANENVNITVVGKKLLIREKKPRAKKNLIYTKRALINITLPLDCELLQTKIKAYAGDVTLLHLTMQNLDIELLAGSAKLTDLIVHGAAKINLSAGSLKLLNCKMNLKADLAAGSANIKQLQGQSSFILAAGSLTIIENKNDTTSYDLKTSVGLIKYHQENHHHHFYRKSSGPNNLVAKALAGSIIVK
- a CDS encoding DUF4097 family beta strand repeat-containing protein, with amino-acid sequence MKKFFQISGAILIIGFILLFIGKLNHGDQNIARTHTGIFNTLNWQHKTQHKDDDDDDYDDDDEDYDDEDDEDDDDDDDDDSSRQFHESQTYNVASFDKIKLKAGRPDIRISLGNSFQVKVSGKNIKTINTGVKSGILTVEDHDTQEKNDGNYEVAITVPNANAVKSITGTCADGNFALSNLNVASLDLRVNNGDFNLAKVKAKTADLHIGPGDLKIANSRIANSNLYLDVGDVEINSSQIKTTASLNDSDIEIKNSKLLGNSTFKLNDGDFESYQMTNISYDLSTTSDSDIEVKGREQRKHYKKIYHGAPLLKIISKSGDIEIN
- a CDS encoding DUF1700 domain-containing protein; this encodes MTKVIDDYIFELEQNLTDLPEKESQDILEFYREYLLDGDFVRRSTIEQEFGTPKQLAIKILADYSTNNNTSPIKAKAPRSNLKAIWYILLGLCAAPIGIPLILAIFLFLFVFIAICAAIFVAFITVLLSLFIVGGFTFFKSIALLFTSNWATGCYYLGIVLICLGGFLLISPFIAKVINFLIAECAKLMQFMGKKFFKKNYYQTNSNQKKEN
- a CDS encoding PadR family transcriptional regulator, translated to MAIQIPTRLLDGAVLAFLKHEDLYGYALTQNVQKVFDISESTIYPVLRRLKKNNYLTTHDEPFQGRNRRYYHITEDGLALLATIQDEWQDFNNKVDQVLGEEND
- a CDS encoding DUF4097 family beta strand repeat-containing protein, whose amino-acid sequence is MTQIIDDYIASLAIQLNALSAAQKEDALNFYRAFLRNGDCQSKEEILMELGTPAALAKKIKADYKQITQITAPPTDEKKTSDGYFLNFHAKKTPLQKRTMQPGEFSIIRLKARNSKIFIHPGQQFEINVADYSNCAIDIQLKNHVLLIKEKENRPENRRIILNRRFPSCLVEVTVPSPDSLTSISGSNQDGSIILQNLHLQNCSLQKQDGKLFFNNLTIAQELTVSSKDGNTVITQSQITNFVLQTRNGNFDFKRSICSQLELQLKDGNINIKQCHLNLKITAKDGNLRIIQSQLINGNFIQVVDGALRLKQLNHDLNLKITTKKGNITYRGSSIGSRFNSKSKDKDSLRVIAKNGDVIMA